A part of Jiangella alba genomic DNA contains:
- the modA gene encoding molybdate ABC transporter substrate-binding protein: MRRARLTFAVAAAALLAVACGGDDGGDDTAAPAGTATTEPADDAPSGTVTVLAAASLTESFETLSDQLADQYPDLEIVYSFGPSSGLVEQVLAGAPADVLATADTKTMDEAVAGGVVDGEPSVFARNTLALAVPAGNPGGVTGLADLANPDLRIAICEPQVPCGGAAQRLLDAAGVTAAPDTLTTDVKEAASLVALGEADAALIYLTDAAAEGDAVETVDVPESDSVVNDYPVAVLTDAPNPDGAQAVLDAITGEPGQSILGEAGFLSP, encoded by the coding sequence ATGAGGCGCGCACGGCTGACGTTCGCCGTCGCCGCGGCCGCGCTGCTCGCCGTCGCCTGCGGGGGAGACGACGGCGGCGACGACACGGCGGCGCCCGCCGGTACGGCGACGACCGAGCCGGCCGACGACGCGCCGTCCGGGACGGTGACGGTGCTGGCGGCGGCGTCGCTGACGGAGTCGTTCGAGACGCTGTCCGACCAGCTGGCCGATCAGTACCCCGACCTCGAGATCGTCTACTCGTTCGGCCCGTCGTCGGGCCTGGTCGAGCAGGTGCTGGCCGGCGCGCCCGCCGACGTCCTGGCGACGGCCGACACCAAGACCATGGACGAGGCGGTGGCGGGCGGCGTGGTCGACGGCGAGCCGTCGGTCTTCGCCCGCAACACCCTCGCGCTGGCCGTCCCGGCCGGCAACCCGGGCGGCGTCACCGGGCTGGCCGATCTCGCCAACCCCGACCTCCGCATCGCGATCTGCGAACCGCAGGTGCCGTGCGGCGGCGCGGCGCAGCGGCTGCTCGACGCGGCCGGGGTCACGGCGGCGCCGGACACCCTGACGACGGACGTGAAGGAGGCGGCGTCGCTGGTCGCGCTGGGCGAGGCCGACGCGGCGCTGATCTACCTCACCGACGCCGCGGCCGAGGGCGACGCCGTCGAGACCGTCGACGTCCCCGAGTCGGACAGCGTGGTCAACGACTACCCGGTCGCCGTGCTGACCGACGCGCCGAACCCCGATGGCGCGCAGGCGGTCCTCGACGCGATCACCGGCGAGCCGGGCCAGAGCATCCTCGGCGAGGCCGGCTTCCTCTCGCCGTGA
- a CDS encoding ABC transporter ATP-binding protein, with product MAAITLKDINKRYGDGFHAVKNVSLDIADGEFVILVGPSGCGKSTLLRMIVGLEDITSGELRIGDERVNEKAPRDRNLSMVFQNYALYPHLTVYENIAFPLRLAKTPDKEVDERVRRASGLLELDEHLDRKPANLSGGQRQRVAMGRAIVREAQAFLFDEPLSNLDAKLRGQMRTEISRLQKRLGITTVYVTHDQVEAMTLGDRVVVLRRGVVQQVASPRELYENPVNLFVAGFIGSPPMNFISATVSGDSLHTPFGEWRLPPSRAVDLSGHEVVLLGARPEAFEDVSVVSDTVRDHGVVFDATIDVIEWLGNEQYAYVPYEAPEDIRAQLAELERELDSEALRTQLVVALDASSRIPEGTPASLWLDLRRVHVFDPESGDNLTVKAMGEREPDAAGNGGPPAASGETPVTP from the coding sequence ATGGCTGCCATCACGCTCAAGGACATCAACAAGCGCTACGGCGACGGCTTCCACGCGGTCAAGAACGTCAGCCTCGACATCGCCGACGGCGAGTTCGTCATCCTCGTCGGGCCGTCCGGCTGCGGGAAGTCGACGCTGCTGCGGATGATCGTCGGGCTCGAGGACATCACCAGCGGCGAACTGCGCATCGGCGACGAGCGGGTCAACGAGAAGGCGCCGCGCGACCGCAACCTGTCGATGGTGTTCCAGAACTACGCGCTCTACCCGCACCTCACCGTCTACGAGAACATCGCGTTCCCGCTGCGGCTGGCGAAGACGCCCGACAAGGAGGTCGACGAGCGGGTGCGGCGCGCCTCAGGCCTGCTGGAGCTGGACGAGCACCTCGACCGCAAGCCGGCCAACCTCTCCGGCGGCCAGCGCCAGCGCGTCGCCATGGGCCGGGCCATCGTCCGCGAGGCGCAGGCGTTCCTGTTCGACGAGCCGCTGTCCAACCTCGACGCGAAGCTGCGCGGCCAGATGCGCACGGAGATCTCCCGGCTGCAGAAGCGGCTCGGCATCACGACGGTGTACGTCACGCACGACCAGGTCGAGGCGATGACGCTCGGCGACCGCGTCGTCGTGCTGCGCCGCGGCGTCGTCCAGCAGGTGGCCAGCCCGCGCGAGCTGTACGAGAACCCCGTCAACCTGTTCGTGGCCGGGTTCATCGGGTCGCCGCCGATGAACTTCATCTCCGCGACGGTGTCCGGCGACAGCCTGCACACCCCGTTCGGCGAGTGGAGGCTGCCGCCGTCGCGTGCGGTCGACCTCAGCGGCCACGAGGTCGTGCTGCTCGGCGCCCGGCCGGAGGCGTTCGAGGACGTGTCCGTCGTCTCCGACACCGTCCGCGACCACGGCGTGGTGTTCGACGCGACCATCGACGTCATCGAGTGGCTGGGCAACGAGCAGTACGCCTACGTGCCGTACGAGGCGCCCGAGGACATCCGTGCGCAGCTGGCCGAGCTGGAGCGCGAGCTCGACAGCGAGGCGCTGCGCACTCAGCTGGTGGTGGCGCTCGACGCCAGCAGCCGCATTCCCGAGGGGACGCCGGCCAGCCTCTGGCTGGACCTGCGCCGGGTGCACGTCTTCGACCCGGAGTCCGGCGACAACCTCACGGTCAAGGCGATGGGGGAACGGGAGCCCGACGCGGCCGGCAACGGCGGTCCGCCGGCCGCGTCGGGCGAAACCCCGGTGACACCCTGA
- a CDS encoding carbohydrate ABC transporter permease, translating into MDEGQLSRGTKVWWWVAGIAVIVYALFPVAWIVSLSFKTPSDLATGEFLPTNWVGDNYDSILRGDAQDLFLSSLRNSVGISLIATFISVVLAMFAAYAIARLDFPGKRLILTTALAVAIFPVISIVTPLFNLWRNIGLYDTWPGLIIPYLSLTLPISIWTMSAFFRQIPWELEQAAQVDGATTWQAFRKVIVPLATPGVFTTAIISFFIAWNDFIYGISLTSTERARPVPAALAFFTGASQFEEPTGAIAAAAVVVTIPVVILVLLFQRRIVSGLTQGAVKG; encoded by the coding sequence ATGGACGAGGGTCAGCTCTCCCGCGGCACCAAGGTCTGGTGGTGGGTCGCCGGCATCGCCGTCATCGTCTACGCGCTGTTCCCGGTGGCGTGGATCGTCTCGCTGTCGTTCAAGACCCCGAGCGACCTGGCGACGGGGGAGTTCCTGCCGACGAACTGGGTCGGCGACAACTACGACAGCATCCTGCGCGGCGACGCCCAGGATCTCTTCCTGTCGTCCCTGCGCAACTCCGTCGGCATCTCGCTGATCGCCACGTTCATCTCGGTGGTGCTGGCGATGTTCGCGGCCTACGCCATCGCCCGGCTGGACTTCCCGGGCAAACGGCTGATCCTGACGACGGCGCTCGCGGTGGCGATCTTCCCGGTCATCTCGATCGTCACGCCGCTGTTCAACCTGTGGCGCAACATCGGCCTGTACGACACCTGGCCGGGCCTGATCATCCCGTACCTGTCGCTGACGCTGCCGATCTCGATCTGGACGATGTCGGCGTTCTTCCGGCAGATCCCGTGGGAGCTCGAGCAGGCCGCGCAGGTCGACGGCGCCACCACCTGGCAGGCGTTCCGCAAGGTCATCGTGCCGCTGGCCACGCCCGGCGTGTTCACCACGGCGATCATCTCGTTCTTCATCGCGTGGAACGACTTCATCTACGGCATCTCGCTGACGTCGACCGAGAGGGCCCGGCCGGTCCCCGCGGCACTGGCGTTCTTCACCGGCGCGTCACAGTTCGAGGAGCCCACGGGGGCCATCGCGGCCGCCGCCGTGGTCGTCACCATCCCCGTCGTGATCCTCGTCCTGTTGTTCCAACGCCGGATCGTGTCCGGCCTGACCCAGGGCGCCGTCAAGGGCTGA
- a CDS encoding carbohydrate ABC transporter permease — protein sequence MSATEAADGGKASVTDRARSERRLGWWLAGPAFVVMLLVTAYPIVQAFYESLFKYRLTDPGAREFTGLNNYVVVLGDPIWWQAVGVTVLITVITVAIEAVLGFALALVMHRALKRLRPILRTAILIPYAIITVVSAFAWFYAFDINSGFVNSWFGWAPGISENTNWFGEFGTSVFVIIASEIWKTTPFISLLLLAGLAQVPEDLQEAAKVDGATWWQRMYKVTIPNMKAAIMVALLFRTLDAFRIFDNVFIMTQGANNTEVVSFLAYRQTISRLEIGLGSAVSVLLFLCVVLISFVFIKLFKVDLASARGER from the coding sequence ATGAGCGCCACCGAAGCCGCCGACGGCGGCAAGGCCTCGGTCACCGACCGCGCGCGGTCCGAGCGGCGGCTCGGGTGGTGGCTGGCCGGTCCGGCGTTCGTGGTGATGCTGCTGGTCACCGCCTACCCCATCGTGCAGGCGTTCTACGAGTCGCTGTTCAAGTACCGGCTCACCGACCCCGGCGCCCGCGAGTTCACCGGGCTCAACAACTACGTCGTGGTGCTCGGTGACCCGATCTGGTGGCAGGCGGTCGGCGTGACCGTGCTGATCACCGTCATCACCGTCGCGATCGAGGCGGTGCTGGGCTTCGCCCTGGCGCTGGTGATGCACCGCGCGCTGAAGCGGCTGCGGCCGATCCTGCGCACGGCGATCCTGATCCCGTACGCCATCATCACCGTCGTGTCGGCGTTCGCGTGGTTCTACGCGTTCGACATCAACTCCGGGTTCGTGAACTCGTGGTTCGGCTGGGCGCCGGGCATCAGCGAGAACACCAACTGGTTCGGCGAGTTCGGCACGTCGGTGTTCGTCATCATCGCGTCGGAGATCTGGAAGACGACGCCGTTCATCTCGCTGCTGCTGCTCGCCGGGCTGGCGCAGGTGCCGGAGGATCTGCAGGAGGCGGCCAAGGTCGACGGCGCCACCTGGTGGCAGCGGATGTACAAGGTGACGATCCCGAACATGAAGGCCGCCATCATGGTGGCGCTGCTGTTCCGGACCCTCGACGCGTTCCGCATCTTCGACAACGTCTTCATCATGACCCAGGGCGCCAACAACACCGAGGTCGTCTCGTTCCTGGCGTACAGGCAGACCATCAGCCGGTTGGAGATCGGCCTCGGCTCGGCCGTCTCGGTGCTGCTGTTCCTCTGCGTCGTGCTGATCAGCTTCGTGTTCATCAAGTTGTTCAAGGTCGATCTGGCCAGCGCGAGAGGGGAGCGGTGA
- a CDS encoding DUF1707 SHOCT-like domain-containing protein, which translates to MDETSDQRAMRASDADREQVADVLRQAASDGRLSLTELNDRIEALYAAKTYADFEPVIADLPGDLPLPPSAALARRAAAAPSPSPSARVGGVPSSRSAKVVFSGIQRRGDWVVPQYYRVKAVFGGADLDLREATLETAEVEIDIKAVFGGVNILVPPDLRVQVDGDGVFGAFNDDTTRGPQPGPGAPVVRITGKAVFGGVNVQRKAAGER; encoded by the coding sequence GTGGACGAGACAAGCGACCAGCGGGCCATGCGGGCTTCCGACGCCGACCGCGAACAGGTCGCCGACGTCCTGCGCCAGGCGGCGTCCGACGGCCGGCTGAGCCTCACCGAGCTGAACGACCGCATCGAGGCGCTGTACGCCGCGAAGACGTACGCCGACTTCGAGCCGGTCATCGCCGACCTCCCCGGCGACCTCCCGCTGCCGCCGTCCGCCGCCCTCGCGCGCCGGGCCGCCGCGGCGCCGTCGCCGAGCCCGTCCGCCCGCGTGGGTGGCGTGCCGTCGTCGCGCAGCGCGAAGGTCGTGTTCAGCGGCATCCAGCGGCGCGGCGACTGGGTCGTGCCGCAGTACTACCGCGTCAAGGCCGTGTTCGGCGGCGCCGACCTCGACCTGCGCGAGGCCACGCTCGAGACGGCGGAGGTCGAGATCGACATCAAGGCGGTCTTCGGCGGTGTCAACATCCTCGTGCCGCCCGATCTCCGGGTCCAGGTCGACGGCGACGGCGTCTTCGGCGCGTTCAACGACGACACCACCCGCGGCCCGCAGCCGGGCCCGGGCGCACCGGTCGTCCGCATCACCGGCAAGGCCGTCTTCGGCGGCGTCAACGTCCAGCGCAAGGCGGCGGGCGAACGATGA
- a CDS encoding DUF1707 SHOCT-like domain-containing protein — translation MSEVPDEPKPAPAPAPPAPGADYPDVRSAADLRCSDVDRERVAEALRQAAGDGRLTLTELEERLEATFKARTYGELQPITRDLPQGPYPVPGGNPAANWQAGRPGAAGVAPVAGAAGAGVQPPLPPSGGPVRPSERITSVLGNEKRQGRWEVPARIDVTSILGEVVLDFTEAVVRTPEVEIQTSIVLGSLTMIVPEGIDVRIDEGTNILGERKMKLREPVTPGAPVYRVRGFVLLGEVTVRPPRDKRRSLLGH, via the coding sequence ATGAGCGAGGTCCCCGACGAGCCGAAGCCGGCGCCCGCTCCCGCGCCGCCCGCACCCGGCGCCGACTACCCCGACGTCCGCAGCGCCGCCGACCTGCGCTGCTCCGACGTCGATCGTGAACGGGTCGCCGAGGCGCTGCGCCAGGCCGCCGGCGACGGCCGCCTCACGCTCACCGAGCTGGAAGAGCGGCTCGAGGCGACGTTCAAGGCGCGCACGTACGGCGAGCTGCAGCCGATCACCCGCGACCTCCCGCAGGGCCCGTACCCGGTGCCCGGCGGCAACCCGGCGGCGAACTGGCAGGCCGGACGTCCGGGCGCGGCGGGGGTGGCGCCCGTGGCCGGCGCGGCCGGCGCCGGCGTGCAGCCGCCGCTGCCGCCGTCCGGTGGGCCGGTCCGCCCGTCCGAGCGCATCACCAGCGTGCTCGGCAACGAGAAGCGGCAGGGCCGCTGGGAGGTGCCGGCCCGCATCGACGTCACGTCCATCCTGGGCGAGGTCGTCCTCGACTTCACCGAGGCGGTCGTGCGCACCCCCGAGGTCGAGATCCAGACGTCGATCGTGCTGGGCAGCCTCACCATGATCGTGCCCGAGGGCATCGACGTCCGCATCGACGAAGGCACCAACATCCTCGGCGAGCGGAAGATGAAGCTGCGCGAGCCGGTCACGCCGGGTGCGCCGGTCTACCGCGTGCGCGGCTTCGTGCTGCTGGGCGAGGTCACCGTGCGCCCGCCGCGCGACAAGCGCCGTTCGCTGCTCGGCCACTGA
- a CDS encoding TOBE domain-containing protein, with protein sequence MLSVVPQFRIADAARLLGVSDDSLRRWADGGRLRLDRDDAGRMVVDGVELARVARDIGPDEAALPTPRESARNHFPGIVISVKKDGVMAQVEIQAGPHRVVSLMSREAADELGLDVGVAAIASVKATTVVVDLPAGRA encoded by the coding sequence ATGCTGTCCGTTGTGCCGCAATTTCGGATCGCCGATGCCGCTCGCCTGCTGGGGGTGAGCGACGACTCGTTGCGACGGTGGGCCGACGGCGGGCGGTTGCGGCTCGACCGCGACGACGCCGGGCGCATGGTGGTCGACGGGGTGGAGCTGGCGCGGGTGGCGCGGGACATCGGGCCCGACGAAGCCGCCCTGCCGACGCCGCGCGAGTCGGCGCGCAACCACTTCCCCGGCATCGTCATCTCGGTGAAGAAGGACGGAGTGATGGCTCAGGTGGAGATCCAGGCGGGTCCGCACCGCGTCGTGTCGCTGATGAGCCGCGAGGCCGCCGACGAGCTGGGGCTCGACGTGGGCGTGGCGGCCATCGCGTCGGTCAAGGCCACGACCGTCGTCGTCGACCTGCCGGCGGGCCGGGCATGA
- a CDS encoding ABC transporter permease, translating into MSRRTADLRVPAALLIPAALGVAILVLPMAGLIVRAPWGDLSSILTSDEVLTALRLSLVTATVATGVALVCGVPVAWLLARTALPGRAVLRGLVTVPLVLPPVVGGVALLMVFGRRGLVGGWLYDTFGISLPFTTEAVVLAQVFVAMPFLIVAVEGALRTADRRYEDVAATLGATSWTTFRRVTLPAVMPGVLAGAVLCWARALGEFGATVTFAGSFPGTTRTLPLEAYVAINAGDSDVAIVLSLLMIAVSVTILIGLRERWIGTA; encoded by the coding sequence GTGAGCCGGCGGACCGCGGACCTGCGGGTCCCGGCGGCGTTGCTGATCCCCGCGGCGCTCGGCGTCGCGATCCTGGTGCTGCCGATGGCCGGGCTGATCGTGCGGGCGCCGTGGGGCGACCTGTCGTCCATCCTGACCTCCGACGAGGTGCTGACGGCGCTGCGGCTGTCGCTGGTCACGGCGACGGTGGCGACCGGCGTGGCGCTGGTGTGCGGGGTCCCGGTCGCGTGGCTGCTGGCCCGGACGGCGCTGCCCGGGCGGGCCGTGCTGCGCGGCCTGGTGACGGTGCCGCTGGTGCTGCCGCCGGTGGTCGGCGGCGTCGCCCTGCTGATGGTGTTCGGACGGCGTGGGCTGGTCGGCGGCTGGCTCTACGACACGTTCGGCATCAGCCTGCCGTTCACCACCGAGGCGGTCGTGCTGGCGCAGGTGTTCGTCGCGATGCCGTTCCTCATCGTCGCGGTCGAGGGCGCGCTGCGCACCGCCGACCGCCGGTACGAGGACGTCGCGGCCACGCTCGGCGCGACGTCCTGGACGACGTTCCGCCGGGTCACGCTGCCCGCCGTCATGCCGGGCGTGCTGGCCGGCGCGGTGCTGTGCTGGGCCCGGGCGCTGGGCGAGTTCGGCGCGACCGTGACGTTCGCCGGCAGCTTCCCTGGCACCACCCGCACGCTGCCGCTGGAGGCGTACGTGGCGATCAACGCCGGCGACAGCGACGTCGCCATCGTGCTCAGCCTGCTGATGATCGCCGTCTCGGTGACCATCCTGATCGGGCTGCGCGAACGCTGGATCGGGACCGCATGA